The following are from one region of the Planctomonas sp. JC2975 genome:
- the coaA gene encoding type I pantothenate kinase, which produces MATNGTAQSAQISPFVELDRSDWAELAPSTPQPLSETEIVQLRGLGDPLDIREVAEVYLPISRLVSMYATGTQRLHRATSDFLGERAAKTPFVIGVAGSVAVGKSTTARLLRELLSRWPATPNVQLVTTDGFLLPNAELERRGLMSRKGFPESYDRRALLRFVTAVKSGVEEVRAPFYSHLSYDIVPDAQVVVRRPDVLIVEGLNVLQPAGGGNRLAVSDLFDFSVYVDARAGDIERWYVERFLKLQRGAFADPKSYFHRYARLTDEEARAQALSIWHAINEPNLLQNIRPTRSRAKLVLRKGGDHTVSSVLLRKL; this is translated from the coding sequence ATGGCAACGAACGGCACGGCGCAGTCTGCCCAGATCTCCCCGTTCGTCGAACTGGATCGCTCGGACTGGGCCGAACTCGCCCCCAGCACGCCTCAGCCCCTCTCCGAAACGGAGATCGTGCAGCTGCGCGGGCTGGGCGATCCGCTCGACATCCGCGAGGTCGCAGAGGTCTACCTGCCGATCAGCCGTCTGGTCAGCATGTACGCAACCGGCACGCAGCGCCTGCACCGTGCGACGAGCGACTTCCTCGGTGAGCGCGCGGCGAAGACGCCGTTCGTGATCGGCGTGGCTGGATCCGTCGCCGTCGGCAAGTCCACGACCGCTCGCCTCCTGCGCGAGCTGCTGAGCCGCTGGCCGGCGACCCCGAACGTTCAGCTCGTCACGACCGACGGATTCCTGCTGCCCAACGCCGAGCTCGAACGTCGCGGACTGATGAGCCGCAAGGGATTCCCCGAGTCGTACGACCGCCGCGCCCTGCTGCGCTTCGTCACGGCGGTGAAGAGCGGCGTCGAAGAGGTGCGCGCTCCGTTCTACTCACACCTCAGTTATGACATCGTGCCCGACGCGCAGGTCGTCGTCCGTCGCCCCGACGTGCTCATCGTCGAAGGTCTCAACGTGCTGCAGCCTGCCGGCGGCGGCAATCGGCTCGCGGTCAGCGACCTCTTCGACTTCAGCGTCTACGTGGATGCCCGTGCCGGCGACATCGAGCGCTGGTACGTCGAGCGATTCCTGAAGCTGCAGCGCGGCGCGTTCGCCGATCCGAAGTCGTACTTCCATCGGTATGCGCGGCTCACAGACGAGGAGGCCAGGGCGCAGGCACTGTCCATCTGGCACGCGATCAACGAGCCGAACCTGCTGCAGAACATCCGTCCGACCAGATCGCGCGCGAAGCTGGTGCTGCGCAAGGGCGGCGACCACACGGTGTCGTCGGTGCTGCTGCGCAAGCTCTGA
- the rimI gene encoding ribosomal protein S18-alanine N-acetyltransferase: MTAGPTLRRATRADLDAIMALETSIFVTDAWSSAGMASELAGEHSHYLVADDDGEVVAYGGLRAVSGSLDADIQTIAVAPGHRRHGLGRRLMVAMIEEAASRGVRDVFLEVRADNPNAQQLYRSLGFEALAVRPHYYQPDDVDAVVMRLILPSPDSVGGGDGVGSASERSQSEGIA, from the coding sequence ATGACGGCCGGGCCGACCTTGCGGCGGGCGACACGGGCGGATCTCGACGCCATCATGGCGCTCGAGACGTCCATCTTCGTGACGGATGCCTGGTCCAGCGCGGGCATGGCATCCGAGTTGGCCGGTGAGCACTCCCACTACCTCGTGGCCGACGACGATGGCGAGGTCGTCGCATACGGCGGCCTCCGGGCGGTGAGCGGATCGCTGGATGCGGACATCCAGACCATCGCCGTCGCTCCCGGACACCGTCGCCACGGCCTCGGCCGCCGGCTCATGGTCGCGATGATCGAGGAGGCCGCCTCGCGCGGTGTCCGCGATGTGTTCCTCGAGGTGCGCGCCGACAACCCGAACGCCCAGCAGCTGTACCGCTCCCTCGGATTCGAGGCGCTTGCCGTGCGACCGCACTACTACCAGCCGGATGACGTCGACGCGGTCGTCATGCGTCTCATTCTCCCGTCGCCGGACTCCGTGGGCGGCGGCGACGGAGTCGGTTCCGCGAGCGAGCGCAGCCAGTCGGAGGGCATCGCATGA
- the alr gene encoding alanine racemase, with protein sequence MSEQAPLREAVVDLGAIRRNVETLRAAIGTEHTFAVVKANGYGHGAVPSARAALAGGADRLGVADLAEALELRDEGITAPILSWLHDSDADFDAAIADDIEIGVSSIDQLDSVVQAAQRAGRTAVIHLKLDTGLSRNGVTPDAWAAAVRAARAAETAGTVRVAGVFSHLSGTSPEADTAQADAFDRGLAEAARAGLDPEFVHLAASGAALTLPRTRYNTVRLGISVYGISPFSDREPSEFGLRPAMTLRSRVVAVRRIPEGQGVSYGHTYRAPEDTDLALVPVGYADGVPRQASGRAEVSIGGTRHPIAGRVAMDQIVIAVADSHVAVGDEVVLFGDPEQGVPSAEDWARAADTIGYEIVTRLGRRVTRRYVGE encoded by the coding sequence ATGAGCGAGCAGGCGCCGCTGCGCGAAGCGGTCGTCGACCTCGGTGCGATCCGCCGCAATGTCGAGACGCTTCGCGCTGCGATCGGCACCGAGCACACGTTCGCCGTCGTCAAGGCGAACGGCTATGGTCACGGCGCTGTCCCGTCCGCGCGCGCCGCGCTCGCCGGAGGAGCTGACCGACTGGGCGTTGCCGACCTCGCCGAGGCGCTCGAGCTGCGCGACGAGGGCATCACGGCGCCGATCCTGTCGTGGCTGCACGACTCGGACGCAGACTTCGACGCGGCAATCGCCGACGACATCGAGATCGGCGTCTCGTCGATCGACCAACTGGACTCCGTCGTGCAAGCTGCGCAGCGCGCCGGCCGCACGGCCGTGATCCACCTCAAGCTCGACACCGGACTCAGCCGCAACGGCGTGACGCCGGACGCGTGGGCGGCCGCCGTGCGCGCCGCCCGAGCCGCGGAAACGGCCGGCACCGTCCGCGTGGCCGGCGTCTTCAGCCACCTCTCCGGCACCTCCCCAGAAGCGGATACCGCCCAGGCCGATGCGTTCGACCGCGGGCTGGCGGAGGCGGCGCGCGCCGGCCTGGACCCGGAGTTCGTGCACCTGGCCGCCAGCGGCGCAGCGCTCACCCTGCCGCGCACGCGCTACAACACGGTTCGCCTCGGCATCTCCGTTTACGGCATCTCCCCGTTCTCGGACCGCGAGCCGAGCGAGTTCGGGCTGCGGCCGGCGATGACGCTGCGCTCGCGCGTGGTCGCGGTGCGCCGGATCCCCGAGGGGCAGGGCGTCTCTTACGGCCACACGTATCGTGCGCCGGAGGACACCGACCTCGCTCTCGTGCCCGTCGGGTACGCGGACGGCGTGCCGCGACAGGCATCCGGGCGCGCGGAGGTGTCGATCGGCGGGACGAGGCATCCGATCGCCGGACGGGTTGCGATGGACCAGATCGTCATCGCGGTGGCCGACAGTCACGTCGCGGTCGGCGACGAGGTCGTGCTGTTCGGGGATCCGGAACAGGGAGTCCCGTCGGCTGAGGACTGGGCCCGTGCCGCCGACACGATCGGCTACGAGATCGTGACGCGGCTCGGACGCCGGGTGACGAGGCGCTATGTCGGCGAGTGA
- a CDS encoding DMT family transporter, translating to MTTSRATLRTASRAADQVDADPAGVAGATARRGSHLAAAVRGSVSMMFVGSVVALTGGVLRFAPVFAVQSLRYALAAIALLVFVRVFRARLVLPHGREWIWIVAGSATGLVAFNVALVVGTAHADPAVLGAAVACVPVVLAVLSPLLRRRAPSLRIVAAAVVVALGAVAVEGGGHADGLGIAMAVVLMLCEAAFTLLGARVIDRVGSWTYSLATTTIAAVACGAISVGFERAHWPELLSVPVLLGIVYAGAIATASAYVLWFTSVGRVGAAVTGLTGGFAPPTAALLGVLFGADLPSPIGWMGMAAIAVGLAWGFAAPRAADDPLTGRRDYA from the coding sequence ATGACCACCTCCCGGGCAACCCTCCGGACCGCATCTCGGGCCGCCGATCAGGTCGACGCGGACCCCGCGGGCGTCGCAGGCGCGACCGCGAGACGCGGGTCCCACCTGGCCGCGGCCGTACGCGGATCCGTCTCGATGATGTTCGTCGGCAGTGTCGTCGCGCTCACCGGCGGCGTGCTGCGGTTCGCGCCGGTGTTCGCCGTGCAGAGCCTCCGGTACGCGCTCGCGGCGATCGCCCTGCTCGTTTTCGTCCGCGTATTCCGCGCCCGGCTCGTGCTGCCGCACGGAAGGGAATGGATCTGGATCGTTGCGGGCTCGGCCACCGGCCTCGTTGCATTCAACGTCGCCCTCGTGGTCGGTACAGCGCACGCCGATCCGGCCGTCCTGGGCGCGGCCGTCGCGTGCGTACCCGTCGTGCTGGCGGTCCTGTCACCGCTGCTGCGCCGGCGCGCACCGAGCCTGCGGATCGTCGCGGCGGCCGTGGTCGTGGCGCTCGGCGCCGTTGCCGTGGAAGGCGGCGGGCACGCCGACGGCCTCGGCATCGCCATGGCCGTCGTGCTCATGCTGTGCGAGGCCGCATTCACGCTCCTCGGTGCGCGCGTGATCGACCGGGTCGGCTCATGGACCTATTCGCTCGCGACCACGACGATCGCCGCCGTCGCGTGCGGAGCGATCTCCGTGGGCTTCGAGCGTGCGCACTGGCCGGAGCTCCTGTCCGTGCCCGTGCTGCTCGGCATCGTGTACGCGGGTGCGATCGCCACGGCATCCGCCTACGTGCTGTGGTTCACGAGCGTCGGTCGTGTCGGCGCAGCGGTCACCGGTCTGACCGGCGGATTCGCGCCGCCGACGGCGGCGCTCCTCGGCGTTCTGTTCGGAGCGGACCTCCCCTCACCCATCGGCTGGATGGGGATGGCCGCCATCGCGGTGGGACTCGCGTGGGGATTCGCGGCGCCGCGTGCCGCCGACGATCCGTTGACCGGCCGCCGTGACTACGCTTGA
- the glmS gene encoding glutamine--fructose-6-phosphate transaminase (isomerizing): MCGIVGYVGNDRSLEVLLGGLSRLEYRGYDSAGVAVIDAATGDLNVAKRAGKLGVLEDELRRHPIGNGSTGIGHTRWATHGGPTDRNAHPHLGDDGKLAVIHNGIIENFAALRDELAADGFEFTSETDTEVAALLLGREYRAAGDLVEAFRRVVERLEGAFTLLAVHKDQPGVVVGARRNSPLVIGLGDGENFLGSDVAAFVEHTRRAVAIGQDQIVVITPDEVIVTDFAGNAVEVEPFDVAWDAAAADKGGWPSFMAKEIAEQPDAVANTLRGRVHEGAAVIPELDELDALLTGIDRITIIACGTASYAGQVGAYAIEKWARIPVDVELSHEFRYRDPVIGPTTLVVSISQSGETMDTLMAVKFARAAGAKTLSICNTQGATIPRESDGAVYTHAGPEVAVASTKAFVAQITALYLFGLHLARLRGTLAPEEQAANLEELAGIPAKLERVLESSDSVAQLAHWMSDTRAVLFLGRHVGFPIALEGALKLKELAYIHAEGFAAGELKHGPIALIEPGQPVFVVVPSPRGSDEMHKKVVSNIQEIRARGARVLAIAEEGDASVLPFADEVVRIPLAAPLFEPLLAVIPLQIFAMELASAKGLDVDQPRNLAKSVTVE, translated from the coding sequence ATGTGCGGAATCGTCGGATACGTGGGCAATGACCGGTCCCTCGAGGTGCTCCTCGGGGGTCTGAGCCGGCTCGAGTACCGGGGTTACGACTCCGCGGGAGTAGCCGTGATCGATGCTGCGACGGGAGACCTGAACGTCGCCAAGCGTGCGGGGAAGCTGGGTGTTCTCGAGGACGAGCTGCGCCGGCATCCGATCGGGAACGGCTCAACGGGAATCGGACACACCCGCTGGGCGACGCACGGCGGACCGACCGACCGCAACGCGCACCCGCACCTGGGCGATGACGGCAAGCTGGCCGTCATCCACAACGGCATCATCGAGAACTTCGCGGCGCTCCGCGACGAGCTCGCCGCCGACGGCTTCGAGTTCACGAGCGAGACGGACACCGAGGTGGCTGCCCTGCTGCTCGGCCGCGAATACCGGGCGGCCGGCGACCTGGTCGAAGCGTTCCGCAGGGTCGTCGAGCGGCTCGAGGGCGCGTTCACGCTTCTGGCAGTGCACAAGGACCAGCCAGGCGTCGTCGTCGGCGCGCGCCGAAACTCGCCGCTCGTGATCGGTCTAGGCGACGGCGAGAACTTCCTCGGATCGGATGTCGCGGCCTTCGTCGAGCACACCCGTCGAGCGGTCGCGATCGGCCAGGACCAGATCGTCGTGATCACGCCCGACGAGGTCATCGTCACCGACTTCGCCGGCAATGCGGTCGAGGTCGAGCCGTTCGACGTGGCCTGGGACGCCGCTGCAGCCGACAAGGGCGGATGGCCGAGCTTCATGGCCAAGGAGATCGCCGAGCAACCGGATGCTGTGGCCAACACCCTGCGCGGCCGCGTGCACGAGGGCGCGGCCGTCATCCCGGAGCTCGACGAGCTCGACGCGCTGCTGACCGGCATCGACCGCATCACGATCATCGCGTGCGGCACCGCGTCGTACGCCGGACAGGTCGGGGCGTACGCCATCGAGAAGTGGGCGCGCATCCCGGTCGACGTCGAGTTGAGTCACGAGTTCCGGTACCGGGATCCGGTGATCGGTCCGACGACGCTCGTCGTCTCGATCAGCCAGTCCGGGGAGACCATGGACACGCTGATGGCCGTGAAGTTCGCCCGCGCGGCCGGTGCGAAGACGCTGTCCATCTGCAACACACAGGGTGCGACCATTCCGCGTGAGTCCGACGGCGCCGTGTACACGCACGCCGGGCCCGAGGTGGCCGTCGCGTCCACCAAGGCGTTCGTCGCCCAGATCACCGCCCTCTATCTTTTCGGGCTGCATCTTGCACGGCTGCGCGGCACGCTCGCACCGGAGGAGCAGGCTGCGAACCTCGAGGAACTGGCGGGCATCCCCGCCAAGCTCGAGCGAGTGCTCGAGTCGAGCGACTCGGTCGCGCAGCTGGCGCACTGGATGAGCGACACCCGCGCCGTGCTCTTCCTCGGCCGTCACGTGGGCTTCCCGATCGCGCTCGAGGGCGCCCTGAAGCTCAAGGAGCTCGCGTACATCCACGCCGAGGGATTCGCCGCAGGCGAGCTCAAGCACGGTCCCATCGCGTTGATCGAGCCGGGGCAGCCCGTGTTCGTCGTGGTGCCCAGCCCGCGCGGGTCTGACGAGATGCACAAGAAGGTGGTCTCGAACATCCAGGAGATCCGTGCTCGGGGCGCTCGGGTGCTGGCCATCGCGGAGGAGGGCGACGCGTCCGTGCTCCCGTTCGCGGACGAGGTCGTTCGCATACCGCTGGCCGCTCCGTTGTTCGAGCCGCTGCTGGCCGTCATCCCGCTGCAGATCTTCGCCATGGAGCTCGCGTCGGCGAAGGGTCTCGACGTGGACCAGCCGCGCAACCTGGCCAAGTCGGTCACGGTGGAATAG
- the tsaE gene encoding tRNA (adenosine(37)-N6)-threonylcarbamoyltransferase complex ATPase subunit type 1 TsaE, producing MEQFGRDLGRRLSAGDLVVLTGPLGAGKTTLTRGLGDGLGVRGPVTSPTFVLARTHPSLTGGPALVHVDAYRLGSALELDDLDIDFAGSVVVVEWGSGMLDGVADSWLDVSIERPTGAGGEEADDDTEDGAADVADEPRIVTVTPHGPRWGSTSSHR from the coding sequence ATGGAGCAGTTCGGCCGCGACCTCGGCCGCCGGCTGAGCGCAGGCGACCTCGTGGTGCTGACCGGTCCGCTGGGTGCAGGTAAGACGACGCTGACGCGTGGCCTCGGGGACGGACTCGGCGTGCGCGGACCGGTGACGAGCCCCACGTTCGTGCTGGCGAGGACGCATCCGTCGTTGACCGGCGGACCCGCGCTCGTGCACGTGGACGCCTACCGCCTCGGCTCGGCGCTCGAACTCGACGATCTCGACATCGACTTCGCGGGATCGGTCGTCGTCGTCGAGTGGGGCAGCGGAATGCTGGACGGCGTCGCCGACTCCTGGCTCGATGTCTCGATCGAGCGCCCGACGGGCGCGGGCGGTGAAGAAGCCGATGACGACACGGAAGACGGTGCCGCCGACGTCGCAGACGAGCCGCGGATCGTGACCGTGACACCTCACGGTCCCCGCTGGGGGAGCACGTCCTCGCACCGCTGA
- the tsaD gene encoding tRNA (adenosine(37)-N6)-threonylcarbamoyltransferase complex transferase subunit TsaD gives MTAAEPLVIGIETSCDETGVGIVRGTRLLANMIASSMDEHARYGGVVPEVAARAHLEALEPTITEAVERAGIRLADVDAVAVTSGPGLAGALMVGVGAAKALAVALDKPLYGVNHLVGHVGADLLDADGGPGRQIELPTIALLVSGGHTSLLHVRSLTDDVELLGETIDDAAGEAFDKVARVLGLPYPGGPQIDRVALDGDPAAIRFPRGLTLPKDMAKHRYDFSFSGLKTAVARWVEKREDSGEPVPIADVAASFREAVADVLLRKAVAACVDREVPRLLLGGGVVANARVRQLAQERADAAGITLRIPALSLCTDNGAMIAALAAQRIAAGHGPSGLDFGADSTLPVTDIQV, from the coding sequence ATGACCGCAGCGGAACCCCTGGTCATCGGCATCGAGACCTCGTGCGATGAGACCGGCGTCGGCATCGTGCGCGGTACCCGGCTCCTCGCCAACATGATCGCCTCCAGCATGGACGAGCACGCGCGCTACGGCGGAGTCGTGCCCGAGGTCGCGGCGCGCGCGCACCTCGAAGCGCTCGAGCCGACCATCACCGAGGCGGTCGAGCGGGCCGGCATCCGCCTGGCAGACGTCGACGCGGTCGCGGTCACCAGCGGCCCCGGCCTCGCCGGCGCGCTCATGGTCGGCGTCGGCGCTGCTAAGGCGCTCGCCGTCGCGCTGGACAAGCCGCTGTACGGCGTCAATCACCTGGTCGGCCACGTCGGCGCAGACCTGCTGGACGCAGACGGCGGCCCGGGGCGCCAGATCGAGCTGCCGACCATCGCACTGCTCGTCTCGGGCGGCCATACGTCGCTGCTGCACGTGCGCAGTCTCACCGACGACGTCGAGCTGCTCGGCGAGACCATCGACGACGCGGCGGGCGAGGCGTTCGACAAGGTCGCGCGCGTGCTCGGCCTGCCGTATCCGGGGGGACCGCAGATCGATCGTGTCGCACTCGACGGCGATCCAGCGGCCATCCGGTTCCCACGAGGGCTCACGCTGCCCAAGGACATGGCCAAGCACCGGTACGACTTCTCGTTCTCGGGGCTGAAGACCGCTGTTGCGCGCTGGGTCGAGAAACGCGAGGACTCCGGCGAGCCGGTTCCCATTGCGGATGTCGCGGCGAGCTTCCGCGAGGCCGTCGCCGACGTGCTGCTGCGCAAGGCCGTAGCGGCGTGCGTCGACCGGGAGGTGCCGCGCCTGCTGCTGGGCGGCGGCGTCGTCGCCAACGCCCGCGTCAGGCAGCTGGCGCAGGAGCGAGCGGATGCCGCCGGCATCACCCTGCGCATTCCCGCCTTGTCCCTGTGCACCGACAACGGCGCCATGATCGCCGCGCTCGCAGCGCAGCGCATCGCGGCCGGACACGGACCGAGCGGTCTCGACTTCGGGGCGGATTCCACCCTCCCGGTCACCGACATCCAGGTCTGA
- the tsaB gene encoding tRNA (adenosine(37)-N6)-threonylcarbamoyltransferase complex dimerization subunit type 1 TsaB — MLLAIDTSAGTSVAVVDRDAGVLSELSTVDTMRHAEVIGGMIRDALVQASVTPERLSGVVAGMGPGPFTGLRVGIAAAKAFALGAGKPLVPLVSHDAVALERYGAGHSGRLLVVTDARRRELYWSEYGGIDEVGIPLRIGGPGLGKPDALPHADGGSRYDAASVSAGQLGLLAEWLYFHHRPFAEDRPLYLRSPDVTPSSGPKRVTA, encoded by the coding sequence GTGCTCCTCGCCATAGACACCTCCGCCGGCACGTCCGTGGCCGTCGTCGACCGCGACGCCGGGGTCCTCAGCGAGCTGAGCACCGTGGACACGATGAGGCACGCCGAGGTGATCGGCGGGATGATCCGGGATGCGCTCGTGCAGGCATCCGTCACTCCCGAGCGGCTGTCCGGCGTCGTCGCCGGAATGGGTCCAGGTCCGTTCACCGGACTGCGCGTCGGCATCGCCGCCGCCAAGGCCTTCGCGCTGGGCGCTGGCAAGCCGCTCGTCCCGCTCGTCAGCCACGACGCGGTCGCGCTGGAGCGCTACGGGGCCGGTCACTCCGGACGCCTCCTCGTCGTGACGGATGCGCGTCGCCGCGAGCTCTACTGGAGCGAGTACGGCGGCATCGACGAGGTGGGCATCCCGCTACGCATCGGCGGCCCGGGCCTCGGCAAGCCGGATGCGCTGCCGCACGCCGATGGCGGGTCGCGGTACGACGCCGCATCCGTCTCCGCCGGACAGCTCGGGCTTCTCGCGGAGTGGCTCTACTTCCATCACCGCCCGTTCGCGGAGGACCGTCCGCTGTACCTGCGGTCGCCTGATGTAACGCCGTCCAGCGGCCCCAAGCGGGTGACGGCATGA
- a CDS encoding holo-ACP synthase, whose amino-acid sequence MIAGIGVDIVDLERFDRAITRTPKLLLRLFAESERDLPLHSLAARFAAKEAVVKALGRGDIAKAIDIEVVSDSHGNPDLALHGSVAELAAARGIVRWHLTMTHDAGVACAFVVAETADPLVRPDTAATTDRPDPTEGGDR is encoded by the coding sequence ATGATCGCGGGCATCGGCGTCGACATCGTCGACCTTGAACGGTTCGACCGGGCCATCACGCGTACGCCGAAGCTTCTCCTGCGCCTGTTCGCTGAGAGCGAACGCGACCTGCCGCTGCACTCGTTGGCCGCCCGATTCGCCGCCAAAGAGGCAGTGGTCAAGGCGCTCGGGCGCGGCGACATCGCGAAGGCGATCGACATCGAGGTGGTCTCCGACAGCCACGGGAACCCGGATCTGGCACTGCACGGATCCGTCGCCGAACTCGCGGCCGCCCGCGGAATCGTGCGCTGGCACCTCACGATGACGCATGACGCAGGCGTCGCCTGCGCCTTCGTGGTGGCCGAGACCGCTGATCCGCTCGTGCGGCCCGACACTGCTGCGACCACGGATCGGCCGGATCCGACAGAGGGCGGCGACCGATGA
- a CDS encoding PLP-dependent aminotransferase family protein → MGASDFLQLDSGQAPAGERTAWLASQLRAAVADGRLPHGARLPATRVLAAELGLARGTVAEAYRRLLEEGLLATNRGGGTIVTGSRGPRAAASVETPDAASGSTLHNSAAGSAARSPEPILDLSTGLPDLSAFPRAAWLRAEREVLDTAGARELGYSRPEGPLVLREALSEWLARSRGVVCTPDDVIVTGGVTGAIALLAQTLRTHDLTRWAMEDPGSTGTRRLLDYWVDETVPVDVDDDGIDVGALRSTGARVVVVTPAHEYPTGVVLAPERRLALVDWAEEVDGIVIEDDYDAEHRYDRMPVRALQSLAPHRIAYVSSLSKTLAPALRLGWLVPPKRLHDELAERRWASDLGSPVVAQLVLARLLKSGILERQLRTLRTRHRQRRDAAVAAVSRYLPQAEVQGVAAGLHVLVLLPDHVDDVKLAEDARENGIRVAPLSPMRSRAGRPGIVIAYGHHSPAILERAVRTIGRLVEATAPTG, encoded by the coding sequence ATGGGAGCATCCGATTTCCTCCAGCTCGACTCAGGGCAAGCTCCTGCCGGCGAGCGCACGGCGTGGCTGGCGAGTCAGCTGCGCGCGGCCGTCGCGGACGGACGCCTTCCGCACGGTGCACGGCTGCCTGCGACCCGGGTGCTCGCCGCGGAGCTCGGGCTCGCGCGCGGCACCGTCGCCGAGGCCTATCGCCGTCTGCTCGAGGAAGGCCTGCTGGCGACCAACCGCGGCGGCGGCACGATCGTCACAGGCAGCCGCGGCCCGCGAGCTGCGGCTTCGGTCGAAACCCCGGACGCGGCGAGTGGATCCACGCTGCACAATTCGGCAGCCGGCTCGGCGGCGCGATCCCCGGAGCCGATCCTCGACCTCTCCACCGGACTGCCCGACCTGTCCGCGTTTCCGCGTGCCGCATGGCTGCGTGCCGAACGCGAGGTGCTCGACACGGCCGGCGCCAGGGAACTCGGCTACAGCAGGCCGGAGGGGCCGCTCGTTCTCCGCGAGGCGCTGAGCGAGTGGCTGGCGCGCAGCAGGGGCGTGGTCTGCACGCCCGACGATGTCATCGTGACAGGCGGAGTGACCGGAGCGATCGCCCTCCTGGCGCAGACCTTGCGCACGCACGACCTCACGCGCTGGGCGATGGAGGATCCGGGTTCGACGGGCACCCGCCGCCTGCTGGACTACTGGGTCGACGAGACGGTTCCCGTGGACGTCGACGACGACGGGATCGACGTCGGCGCCCTGCGCAGCACGGGAGCGCGGGTCGTCGTCGTCACACCCGCGCACGAGTATCCGACCGGGGTGGTGCTCGCACCCGAGCGCCGCCTGGCACTCGTGGACTGGGCGGAGGAGGTCGACGGCATCGTCATCGAGGACGACTACGACGCCGAGCACCGCTACGACCGGATGCCCGTTCGCGCCCTCCAGTCGTTGGCACCGCACCGGATCGCCTATGTCTCCAGCCTCTCGAAGACCCTGGCGCCTGCCCTCCGCCTGGGTTGGCTCGTGCCGCCGAAGCGCCTGCACGACGAGCTCGCCGAGCGACGGTGGGCGAGCGATCTCGGATCGCCGGTCGTCGCGCAGCTGGTGCTGGCACGGCTTCTGAAATCCGGGATCCTGGAGCGGCAGCTCCGTACGCTGCGCACCAGGCACAGGCAGCGCAGGGACGCGGCGGTGGCCGCGGTATCGCGGTACCTTCCGCAGGCCGAGGTGCAGGGCGTCGCAGCCGGACTGCATGTGCTGGTGCTGCTCCCCGATCACGTGGACGACGTGAAGCTCGCCGAGGACGCGCGGGAAAACGGCATCCGCGTCGCTCCGCTGTCGCCCATGCGCAGTCGGGCAGGGCGCCCCGGGATCGTCATCGCCTACGGGCACCATTCACCCGCCATCCTCGAGCGCGCCGTGCGGACGATCGGCCGACTGGTTGAGGCGACCGCCCCAACCGGCTGA